The following proteins are encoded in a genomic region of Fundidesulfovibrio putealis DSM 16056:
- a CDS encoding HD domain-containing phosphohydrolase, with translation MKILFVDDDARVLEMLRRNLSHRFDVEIQSDPVEALALVRQGNFAVVVADLRMPGMDGFAFLAKVEEASPLTVKIMLTGHADMESAIAGVNEGHLFRFLTKPCSQDTLVKSLDAALEQYRLVTAEKELLRGTLQGCIKVLTEILGQVNPEAFGRSERIKRHVKNMVARLKVKDPWKFELAAMLSQIGCIFIPEDIVSKNRCAGGLTPEESQIYNMHPTVGAQLLSSIPRLEDVREMIVHQEDSLADHPDQPRGARILKICLAFDNLEGCLGNKLDAIGKMKQAEGVYDIHMLDIFERYVLADTGVRPRDIRLVELKEGMILGEDLMSEAGAMLLAKGLEVNSYSLMRLHNVAKAQKVVQPFRVLVPLEE, from the coding sequence ATGAAGATACTGTTCGTTGACGACGACGCCAGGGTTCTGGAGATGCTCAGGCGAAACCTGAGCCACCGCTTCGACGTGGAAATCCAGAGCGATCCCGTCGAAGCCCTGGCCCTGGTGCGCCAGGGAAACTTCGCGGTGGTGGTGGCGGACCTGCGCATGCCCGGCATGGACGGGTTCGCGTTCCTGGCCAAGGTGGAAGAGGCCAGCCCCCTGACCGTAAAGATCATGCTCACGGGCCATGCCGACATGGAATCTGCCATCGCCGGGGTCAACGAGGGGCACCTCTTCCGCTTCCTGACCAAGCCATGCTCCCAGGACACGCTGGTCAAGAGCCTGGACGCCGCCCTGGAGCAGTACCGGCTGGTCACTGCGGAAAAGGAGCTCCTGCGCGGCACGCTGCAAGGCTGCATCAAGGTGCTCACGGAGATTCTCGGGCAGGTGAACCCTGAAGCTTTCGGCCGCTCGGAGCGCATCAAGCGCCACGTCAAGAACATGGTCGCCCGGCTGAAGGTGAAGGACCCCTGGAAATTCGAGCTGGCGGCCATGCTCTCCCAGATCGGCTGCATCTTCATCCCCGAGGACATCGTCAGCAAGAACCGCTGCGCTGGCGGACTCACCCCGGAGGAGTCCCAGATCTACAACATGCACCCCACGGTGGGCGCGCAGCTGCTCTCCAGCATCCCGCGCCTGGAGGACGTGCGCGAGATGATCGTGCACCAGGAGGACTCCCTGGCCGACCACCCCGACCAGCCGCGCGGGGCGCGCATCCTGAAAATCTGCCTGGCATTCGACAACCTGGAGGGGTGCCTGGGCAACAAGCTGGACGCCATCGGCAAGATGAAACAGGCCGAGGGCGTCTACGACATCCACATGCTGGATATTTTCGAGCGCTACGTCCTGGCGGACACGGGTGTGCGGCCCAGGGACATCCGGCTGGTGGAACTGAAGGAAGGCATGATCCTGGGCGAGGACCTCATGAGCGAGGCCGGGGCGATGCTCCTGGCCAAGGGGCTTGAGGTCAACAGCTACAGCCTGATGCGCCTGCACAACGTGGCCAAGGCCCAGAAGGTGGTACAGCCCTTCCGGGTGCTGGTGCCGCTGGAGGAATAA
- the proB gene encoding glutamate 5-kinase, whose protein sequence is MEDWKIKKTEVLDKAKRIVVKVGSAVLTTGSGLDQNVVKSLAKDIAALVKQGREVLLVTSGAVAAGRAVIRQNDLDGLPDRQAASAIGQSRLMHAYDQAFGDYGIVTAQLLLTRDDLEGRERYLNVRNTLRTLLSWHCLPVVNENDTVAVQELVYGDNDCLSSLLVGVVGADLFVNLTSAKGVYTENPEENPGASCHPCLEGIGSLDLETMCRGKTVSGTGGMHSKLLAARRAAQLGVPTLIVSGREHDRMSRVFAGEDLGTWVPADARAISRRKFWLAYTSEPKGELWIDTGAAQALRQGGKSLLPAGIVRVEGEFEKGAIVRILDFQGQTVGVGLANYDCAEMKKIMGLKSAKIEQVLGQAPYPEAVHRDNMVLDAAL, encoded by the coding sequence ATGGAAGACTGGAAAATCAAGAAGACAGAGGTCCTGGATAAGGCCAAACGTATAGTCGTCAAGGTCGGCAGCGCGGTTTTGACCACCGGCAGCGGCCTGGATCAGAACGTGGTGAAGAGCCTCGCCAAGGACATCGCCGCGCTCGTCAAGCAGGGCCGCGAAGTCCTGCTGGTCACCAGCGGGGCCGTGGCTGCCGGGCGCGCCGTGATCCGCCAGAACGACCTGGACGGCCTGCCCGACCGGCAGGCGGCCTCGGCCATCGGGCAGAGCCGCCTGATGCACGCCTACGACCAGGCCTTCGGCGACTACGGCATCGTCACCGCGCAGCTGCTGCTCACCCGCGACGACCTGGAAGGGCGCGAGCGCTACCTGAACGTGCGCAACACCCTGCGCACGCTGCTCAGCTGGCATTGCCTGCCCGTGGTCAACGAGAACGACACCGTGGCCGTGCAGGAGCTGGTCTACGGCGACAACGACTGCCTCTCCTCGCTGCTGGTTGGCGTGGTGGGTGCGGACCTGTTCGTGAACCTGACCTCGGCCAAGGGCGTGTACACCGAAAATCCTGAAGAAAACCCCGGCGCGTCCTGCCACCCCTGCCTGGAAGGCATCGGCAGCCTGGATCTGGAGACCATGTGCCGGGGGAAGACCGTGAGCGGCACCGGCGGCATGCACTCCAAGCTGCTGGCGGCCCGGCGCGCGGCCCAGCTGGGCGTGCCCACGCTCATCGTGTCCGGGCGCGAACACGACCGCATGAGCCGCGTGTTCGCCGGGGAGGACCTGGGCACCTGGGTTCCCGCCGACGCCCGCGCCATCTCGCGCCGCAAGTTCTGGCTGGCCTACACCTCGGAGCCCAAGGGCGAGCTGTGGATCGACACCGGCGCGGCCCAGGCGCTTCGCCAGGGCGGCAAGAGCCTGCTGCCTGCGGGCATCGTGCGCGTTGAGGGAGAATTCGAGAAGGGCGCGATCGTGCGGATTCTTGACTTCCAGGGCCAGACCGTAGGGGTTGGCCTGGCCAACTACGACTGCGCCGAGATGAAGAAGATCATGGGCCTGAAATCCGCCAAGATCGAGCAGGTACTGGGCCAGGCTCCGTACCCCGAGGCCGTGCACCGCGACAACATGGTGCTGGACGCGGCGCTGTAG